From the genome of Deferribacterota bacterium, one region includes:
- a CDS encoding diguanylate cyclase gives MFEYSMYIKEHENKHRILEFNERQKVEFQFAYFSSFLREIKGDISYLKTSNSHFFSPISESPIIKQFLINGNLDFLANNKLYESLDIINLKGNILLQCKNGKYNPYITPQNKLNPTIAKHISNIEKLNKGEIYISPFELYMEYGGDFNLSNIILGTAIYDSLGNKKGYLLLKIDRKIFLAEYIKNFQKKTNNIYLISSFNIRKLSPKTNIDNITKHNGITTKYVLDKFPKLIPYLMSADQQTGQFYNIYGLFTYDKLYITNQREGYFWYIFSYVPQENIEKINYKNIAERFFSRQIFFIILIFFSSIVIAYLLLTRRTASENLRISEENLRMLIESLPTIIAFLSRGEKWYISNTLCLEIFGLKDVDFENKTTMELMEYVNIDKEAFRDFFDIKEAVEKKDIITKKISFTSKDKKVTYEVKKIPLIDKNHHIRAVIVAGWDVTELQLNASTDAMTGVLNRRTGIELLKKEIEIEKRRGEVLTVAFIDINDLKYVNDNFGHNEGDFMILKVVEILKNSLRASDTICRLGGDEFLIIFVDCTEKQAREIIDRIMKKLDDFNKKGNKPYKITIAKGFAECSPEEHIDADELIALADIEMYRDKQMYKNGKI, from the coding sequence AGTGAAAGCCCTATAATAAAACAGTTTTTAATTAATGGTAATTTAGATTTTCTTGCAAACAATAAATTATATGAAAGCCTTGATATAATAAATCTAAAAGGCAACATACTGCTACAATGTAAAAACGGGAAATATAACCCCTATATTACCCCACAAAATAAGCTAAATCCAACAATAGCTAAGCATATCTCAAATATAGAGAAATTAAATAAAGGTGAGATTTATATATCACCCTTTGAGCTCTATATGGAATATGGCGGGGATTTTAATTTAAGTAATATAATTTTAGGTACCGCCATCTATGATAGTCTAGGCAATAAAAAGGGATATTTACTTTTAAAAATTGATAGAAAAATCTTTTTAGCTGAATATATTAAAAATTTCCAGAAAAAGACAAATAATATATATTTAATCTCATCTTTTAATATTAGAAAACTTTCCCCTAAAACAAATATTGATAATATAACTAAGCATAATGGCATTACTACAAAATATGTGTTAGATAAATTCCCAAAACTAATACCCTACTTAATGTCAGCGGATCAACAAACAGGGCAGTTTTACAATATATACGGCCTCTTCACCTATGATAAATTGTACATAACAAATCAAAGAGAGGGTTATTTTTGGTATATATTCTCTTATGTTCCCCAAGAGAATATAGAAAAAATAAATTACAAAAATATAGCAGAAAGGTTTTTTAGCAGGCAAATATTTTTTATAATCCTAATATTTTTCTCATCAATTGTCATAGCATATCTATTACTAACTAGAAGAACTGCTTCAGAAAATCTAAGAATAAGTGAAGAAAATCTAAGAATGCTAATAGAATCATTACCTACGATAATAGCTTTTCTAAGTAGGGGTGAAAAATGGTATATATCAAATACTTTGTGTTTAGAAATATTTGGTCTAAAGGATGTGGACTTCGAAAATAAAACAACAATGGAACTTATGGAATATGTTAATATTGATAAGGAAGCTTTTAGAGATTTCTTTGATATTAAAGAGGCAGTTGAGAAAAAAGATATAATAACAAAAAAAATCTCATTTACATCTAAAGATAAGAAGGTGACTTACGAGGTCAAAAAAATCCCTCTCATCGACAAGAATCATCATATAAGAGCTGTAATAGTTGCAGGATGGGATGTAACTGAACTACAATTAAATGCTTCTACTGATGCAATGACAGGGGTGCTAAATAGGAGAACTGGGATAGAACTATTAAAAAAGGAAATTGAAATTGAAAAAAGAAGGGGAGAGGTCTTAACAGTTGCTTTTATTGATATTAATGACCTAAAATATGTTAATGATAATTTTGGCCACAATGAGGGCGATTTTATGATATTAAAGGTTGTTGAAATACTTAAAAATAGTTTAAGAGCATCTGATACTATCTGCAGGCTTGGGGGCGATGAATTCTTAATAATCTTTGTTGATTGCACAGAAAAGCAAGCAAGAGAAATTATCGATAGGATTATGAAAAAACTTGACGATTTTAATAAAAAGGGCAACAAACCTTACAAGATTACAATAGCAAAAGGCTTTGCAGAGTGCTCGCCAGAGGAACATATTGATGCTGATGAACTTATAGCATTAGCTGATATAGAAATGTATAGGGATAAGCAAATGTATAAAAATGGTAAAATATAA
- a CDS encoding ubiquinone/menaquinone biosynthesis methyltransferase produces the protein MKNNIQKMFDSISPWYDFLNHLLSLNIDRYWRYKAINLLSIDKNCKRILDLAMGTGDVYRILEKKYGHSKIFGLDFSFNMLKRAKQKIEAKNIVLADIYARPFKDESFDRIITAFGFRNFPDKPTALKTINGLLKRNGIFCILELAPPDKNKLFRSLFNFYFKNILPFIGGIVSKNYGAYLYLPTSVYNFPKKEELKRMIYAANFKKVEYHSMTFGLCNAILCYK, from the coding sequence ATGAAAAATAATATACAAAAAATGTTTGACAGCATTTCACCGTGGTACGATTTTTTAAACCACCTCTTAAGTCTAAATATTGACAGATATTGGAGATATAAAGCCATAAACCTCTTGTCTATAGATAAGAATTGTAAGCGCATATTAGATTTAGCTATGGGCACAGGTGATGTATATAGAATATTAGAGAAAAAATATGGGCATAGTAAAATTTTTGGTTTAGACTTTAGTTTTAACATGCTTAAAAGAGCAAAACAAAAGATAGAGGCAAAAAATATTGTTTTAGCTGATATATATGCCAGGCCCTTTAAAGATGAATCCTTCGATAGAATTATAACTGCATTTGGGTTTAGAAACTTTCCTGACAAGCCCACTGCTTTAAAGACAATTAATGGTCTACTTAAAAGAAATGGCATATTTTGTATTTTAGAGCTTGCTCCACCCGATAAAAATAAACTGTTTAGATCTTTATTTAATTTCTACTTCAAAAATATTTTGCCCTTTATAGGTGGAATTGTTTCTAAGAATTATGGGGCCTATTTATATCTGCCTACATCTGTATATAATTTCCCAAAAAAGGAGGAATTAAAAAGGATGATCTATGCTGCTAACTTCAAAAAAGTAGAATACCACTCAATGACTTTTGGTTTATGCAATGCAATATTGTGTTATAAATAA
- the nth gene encoding endonuclease III — protein sequence MEDKVSIANKLIDFLNSKFPNAKCSLNYNNPFQLLVATILSARCTDERVNKVTEKIFKKYNSPQAFANAPLSELSEDIKPTGFYKNKSKNIKELSSIIVKKFSGQVPSAMDELLTLPGVGRKTANVVLGNCFSKPALVVDTHVKRVVKRLGIVNSDDPDKIEKELMNILGEKTVWTKWSHQVIAFGREICKARKPLCHKCPLQDYCKYYKGSISS from the coding sequence ATGGAAGATAAAGTTTCTATAGCCAACAAATTAATAGATTTTTTAAATAGTAAATTTCCAAATGCAAAATGCAGTCTAAACTATAATAATCCTTTTCAATTACTTGTTGCAACAATACTTAGTGCAAGGTGTACAGATGAAAGGGTAAATAAAGTTACTGAAAAAATATTTAAAAAATATAACTCTCCTCAAGCTTTTGCCAATGCACCTTTATCAGAATTATCTGAGGATATTAAACCAACTGGATTTTATAAAAATAAATCTAAAAATATAAAAGAGCTTTCATCTATAATAGTTAAAAAATTTAGTGGTCAGGTTCCTTCAGCAATGGATGAACTACTTACCCTACCAGGGGTAGGCAGGAAAACGGCAAATGTAGTTTTGGGAAACTGTTTTTCAAAGCCTGCTCTTGTGGTAGATACACACGTAAAAAGAGTTGTTAAAAGGCTTGGTATAGTTAATAGTGATGATCCTGATAAAATAGAAAAGGAGTTGATGAATATTCTAGGCGAAAAAACTGTCTGGACAAAATGGTCTCATCAGGTTATTGCCTTTGGAAGGGAAATATGTAAAGCAAGAAAGCCTTTATGTCATAAATGTCCCTTGCAAGATTATTGTAAATATTACAAAGGATCAATTAGCTCATAG
- a CDS encoding homoserine O-acetyltransferase produces MKEKIEIVKPKHIYFKDEFYLESGRILTNLRVAYETYGSLNEKKDNAILICHALTGSAHAAFYNSKEDQKPGWWHGMIGPNKAFDTNKYYVICSNFLGSCFGTTGPASINPSTGKPYGITFPVITVNDMVKLQKKLIDYLGVEKLLTVTGGSLGGMQALSWAVNFPEKIKSIIPIATAGRISPMAIAFNSVGRFAIMNDPLWNNGDYYDSVPPKVGLAIARMVGHITYMSDQSFHKKFDRRYATYEGIYDFFGYFEVENYLRYNGYKFVNYFDANSYLYIIKAMDIFDLSYGYGSFEEAVKRITSKALFITFTSDFLFPTYQTAEIVDILKRYNTNVYWENIVSNYGHDAFLLEFDDQTNIIKKFLDNTQ; encoded by the coding sequence ATGAAAGAAAAAATTGAGATAGTAAAGCCTAAACATATTTATTTCAAAGATGAGTTTTATTTAGAAAGTGGACGTATATTGACTAATCTAAGGGTAGCTTATGAAACCTATGGTTCGTTAAATGAAAAAAAGGATAATGCAATCTTGATCTGTCATGCATTAACAGGCAGTGCTCATGCAGCCTTTTATAATAGTAAAGAAGATCAAAAGCCCGGTTGGTGGCATGGAATGATTGGACCAAACAAGGCCTTTGATACTAACAAATATTATGTTATATGCTCTAATTTTTTAGGCAGTTGTTTTGGTACAACTGGACCAGCATCAATTAATCCATCAACAGGCAAACCCTATGGGATAACTTTTCCAGTAATAACTGTTAATGATATGGTAAAGCTCCAAAAGAAACTTATTGACTACTTAGGGGTAGAGAAATTATTAACAGTAACAGGCGGCTCACTGGGAGGGATGCAAGCTTTAAGTTGGGCAGTTAATTTTCCAGAAAAAATAAAATCTATTATTCCAATAGCAACAGCCGGCAGGATATCACCAATGGCGATTGCCTTTAATTCAGTAGGCAGATTTGCGATTATGAATGATCCTCTATGGAATAACGGGGACTATTACGATAGCGTGCCACCAAAGGTTGGTCTTGCAATTGCTAGAATGGTAGGACATATAACATACATGTCAGATCAATCATTTCATAAAAAATTTGACAGAAGATATGCAACATATGAAGGAATATATGATTTTTTTGGATATTTTGAGGTTGAAAATTACCTTAGATACAATGGGTATAAATTTGTAAACTATTTTGATGCCAATAGTTACCTATATATAATAAAAGCAATGGATATATTTGATCTATCCTATGGTTATGGGTCCTTTGAAGAGGCTGTAAAAAGAATAACCTCTAAAGCACTTTTTATAACGTTTACATCAGATTTTCTATTCCCAACATACCAAACAGCTGAGATTGTGGATATATTAAAGAGATACAACACAAATGTTTACTGGGAAAATATTGTGTCAAATTATGGACATGATGCATTCTTATTAGAATTTGATGATCAAACAAATATTATAAAAAAATTTCTAGATAATACCCAATAA
- a CDS encoding Lrp/AsnC family transcriptional regulator: MSEKNEFYKLDNINRKIINILLKNARTPYSDIAKTVGLKSPSVIERIKHLEKEKIIKGYSIDIDYQRIGYDIIALIGLIINDSALEEAFKNKILDFDDDIVECYEVSGNFTLIIKVITKNTQTLSKLLSKLKKEPGFQETHTIIVFKVVCDKKHPV; this comes from the coding sequence ATGAGTGAAAAAAATGAATTTTATAAGCTAGACAATATAAATAGAAAAATTATAAACATATTGTTAAAGAATGCCCGTACGCCCTATTCTGATATTGCAAAAACAGTTGGTTTAAAATCACCATCAGTAATAGAGCGCATCAAACACTTAGAGAAAGAAAAGATAATAAAAGGCTATTCAATTGATATTGACTATCAAAGGATAGGTTATGATATTATTGCACTTATCGGTTTAATTATAAATGATTCAGCCTTAGAGGAAGCCTTTAAAAATAAGATATTAGACTTCGACGATGATATTGTAGAATGCTATGAAGTAAGCGGTAATTTCACTTTAATAATTAAAGTGATAACTAAAAATACACAAACACTTTCTAAACTATTAAGTAAACTAAAAAAAGAGCCTGGCTTCCAAGAGACACATACAATAATTGTCTTTAAGGTAGTCTGCGATAAAAAGCACCCTGTATAA
- a CDS encoding glycosyltransferase has translation MFISVVIPVYNRIQPLIRAIESVLCQNYKHYEIIVVDDGSTVDIENSLEPYLHLENIKYIKLEINKGVSTARNKGIICSAGDYIALLDSDDLWLPFKLNYQVKRIINNKNINISYTNEFWYKIDKFINKPKDFKGLSGHIYPYILDKCRVSPSTLLVNKKVFDKVGYFNETLRVCEDYEFCLRASLFFEFDYIDVKSIVKISDTDMQLSKNIEYIEYVRLKILLNFFKKYSYLMDIKYQYSTIKEIDRKFNIVKKGISKKI, from the coding sequence ATGTTTATCTCTGTTGTAATACCTGTCTACAACAGGATTCAGCCTTTAATACGTGCAATTGAAAGTGTATTATGCCAAAATTATAAGCACTATGAGATTATAGTTGTTGATGATGGTTCTACCGTTGATATTGAAAACTCCCTTGAGCCATATCTACATTTAGAAAATATTAAATATATAAAATTAGAAATAAACAAAGGTGTCTCAACAGCAAGAAACAAGGGTATAATATGTTCAGCTGGTGATTATATTGCCCTTTTAGACTCCGACGACCTCTGGTTGCCCTTTAAATTAAACTACCAAGTAAAAAGAATAATAAACAATAAAAATATTAACATCTCCTATACAAATGAATTTTGGTATAAAATAGACAAATTTATCAACAAACCAAAAGATTTTAAAGGATTGTCAGGGCACATCTATCCCTATATTTTAGATAAATGTAGGGTTTCCCCTTCAACCCTTTTAGTTAATAAAAAAGTATTTGATAAAGTAGGGTATTTTAATGAAACATTAAGGGTTTGCGAAGATTATGAGTTTTGTCTTAGGGCATCACTTTTTTTTGAATTTGATTATATAGATGTAAAGAGTATTGTTAAAATTTCAGATACAGATATGCAATTAAGTAAAAATATTGAATATATAGAATATGTGCGCTTGAAAATATTATTAAATTTTTTTAAAAAATATAGCTATCTAATGGATATTAAATACCAATATAGTACAATAAAAGAGATAGATAGAAAATTTAATATAGTAAAAAAGGGGATATCAAAAAAGATATGA
- a CDS encoding LysM peptidoglycan-binding domain-containing protein: MKLTLLILIIIIINIVNCTGVKNLQNPPAVTNKKNTENTKKSKLDQLYLDKSTLSIANYLEFNQKLSFKNAKKYFCSEKEYNIPIYIDDRVNYYINLYSTRFASMFQKWIDRSNRYKDIIEEIFIREGLPSDLALLPFAESGFNPQAISHAKAVGMWQFIESTGKQYGLKNNFWLDERKDFIKSSKAAAKHLKDLYERFNNWYLALAAYNAGMYTVYNAIDKYNTKDFRKLSKYNYFKRETKDYIPKFIAQLLLYKNAVAYGFDNTDTDGFFFETIKLTKPINLFVVAELINREYQEIKEFNPELKRPITPPNTVYELKIPFGTKEILQTKLKKLTYSEKIQVHIYYPKKNEKLSVIANRFGVSTSEILSLNGYYYNDIYNNRPLFIPIKGVFNKRIAPKFAKAVTYDLPKIYTVKKGDTMYGISKRLGIPLKKLISYNNGINPSLIRPGDKIILPSYLGYIKTYTVKSGDSLWSIAQRFNTSVKALKKRNNLYSSNIRIGTKLIIPN; this comes from the coding sequence ATGAAATTAACATTATTAATATTAATAATAATAATTATTAATATTGTTAACTGCACAGGAGTAAAAAATTTGCAAAACCCACCTGCAGTTACAAATAAAAAAAACACTGAAAATACTAAAAAAAGTAAACTAGACCAGCTTTACCTTGATAAATCAACATTATCTATAGCTAACTATCTAGAGTTTAACCAGAAATTGAGCTTTAAAAATGCAAAAAAATATTTTTGTTCAGAAAAAGAATATAATATTCCAATATATATAGATGATAGGGTTAATTACTATATTAATTTATATTCAACACGATTTGCCTCAATGTTTCAAAAATGGATAGATAGATCTAATAGATATAAAGATATTATTGAAGAAATTTTTATCAGGGAAGGTTTGCCAAGTGATTTGGCATTGCTTCCTTTTGCTGAAAGTGGTTTTAACCCTCAAGCGATCTCACATGCAAAGGCAGTCGGTATGTGGCAGTTTATTGAATCAACGGGTAAACAATACGGCCTAAAAAATAATTTTTGGCTTGATGAACGAAAAGATTTTATCAAATCCTCTAAAGCAGCAGCTAAACATTTAAAAGATTTATATGAACGTTTTAATAATTGGTATTTAGCATTAGCTGCCTACAACGCTGGCATGTATACGGTATACAATGCTATAGATAAATACAACACTAAAGACTTTAGAAAACTCTCTAAATACAATTATTTTAAAAGAGAAACAAAAGACTACATACCAAAATTTATAGCCCAATTGTTGTTATATAAAAATGCTGTGGCTTATGGTTTTGACAATACTGATACAGATGGTTTCTTTTTTGAAACAATAAAGTTAACAAAACCTATCAATCTCTTTGTTGTAGCAGAGCTAATAAATAGGGAGTACCAGGAAATTAAAGAATTCAATCCAGAACTAAAAAGGCCCATTACACCCCCTAACACTGTTTATGAACTTAAAATCCCTTTTGGTACAAAAGAAATACTGCAAACAAAACTTAAAAAACTCACATATAGTGAAAAAATACAGGTTCACATTTATTACCCTAAAAAAAACGAAAAATTATCAGTTATAGCTAACAGGTTTGGCGTATCAACAAGTGAAATTTTGTCATTAAACGGCTATTACTATAACGACATATATAACAATCGACCGTTATTTATACCTATAAAAGGTGTTTTTAATAAAAGGATAGCACCGAAATTCGCAAAGGCAGTAACCTATGATTTGCCAAAGATATATACTGTGAAAAAAGGTGATACAATGTATGGCATCTCAAAAAGATTAGGTATACCACTCAAAAAATTAATCTCCTATAATAATGGAATCAACCCTTCCTTAATTAGACCAGGGGATAAAATTATACTTCCAAGCTATTTAGGCTATATAAAAACTTATACAGTTAAAAGTGGTGACTCACTATGGTCGATAGCCCAGAGATTTAATACCTCTGTTAAGGCTTTAAAGAAAAGAAACAACCTCTACTCTTCTAATATTAGAATTGGCACGAAATTAATTATACCTAACTAA
- a CDS encoding thiamine pyrophosphate-dependent enzyme, whose product MAKSLNIEVNGKNLNANSDEFVSRGHMACPGCMAALSMRHLLKISGEKTIVVIPASCWSIVSGTFPTTALSVPLIHVPFATSAAVASGIKRALIAKNKDDINVIAWAGDGGTFDIGLQALSGAAERKEDILYICYDNEAYMNTGIQQSSATPIGAWTTTSPAGKDIKDEKKDIISIILAHKPAYVATATISYPDDFYMKIKKALDKNGFRFIHLLCACPPGWKIDSQDTVKVCRLAVDTDFFPLVEMGENYRLCRTVEPKNIEIDEYLKAQKRFNNINETSKKGIRDYIKLRNEIYGI is encoded by the coding sequence TTGGCTAAAAGTTTAAACATTGAAGTTAATGGTAAGAATCTAAATGCTAATTCAGATGAGTTTGTTAGCAGAGGGCATATGGCCTGTCCTGGTTGTATGGCTGCCCTATCAATGAGACATCTATTAAAAATTAGTGGTGAAAAAACCATTGTTGTTATACCTGCATCTTGTTGGTCTATAGTTAGTGGTACTTTCCCTACAACTGCCCTCTCAGTTCCTCTAATTCACGTTCCTTTTGCTACATCAGCGGCAGTTGCCTCAGGTATTAAGAGAGCCTTAATTGCAAAAAACAAAGATGACATAAATGTTATAGCATGGGCTGGAGATGGTGGTACCTTTGATATAGGTTTGCAGGCTCTATCAGGAGCAGCTGAGAGAAAAGAGGACATCCTGTATATTTGTTATGATAATGAAGCCTATATGAATACAGGTATTCAACAATCCTCTGCTACACCAATTGGAGCTTGGACTACAACTTCACCTGCTGGTAAAGATATTAAAGATGAAAAAAAAGATATAATTTCCATTATTTTAGCCCATAAACCAGCTTATGTTGCTACTGCCACAATTTCATATCCAGATGATTTCTATATGAAAATAAAAAAAGCACTAGACAAGAATGGTTTTAGGTTTATACACTTGCTATGTGCTTGCCCACCAGGGTGGAAGATTGATTCTCAAGACACTGTTAAAGTTTGTAGGCTAGCAGTTGATACCGATTTTTTCCCTTTGGTTGAAATGGGTGAGAATTATAGGTTATGTCGGACAGTTGAGCCTAAAAATATTGAGATTGATGAGTATTTAAAGGCGCAAAAAAGGTTTAATAATATTAATGAAACATCCAAAAAGGGTATAAGAGATTATATTAAGTTAAGAAATGAAATTTATGGCATTTAG